One genomic region from Streptomyces venezuelae encodes:
- a CDS encoding prolyl oligopeptidase family serine peptidase gives MATTETRHTTTAAHGGWPSPVDAALTAAHDGRPEYVRSVGDELWWTAPRPAEGGRRALVRRRADGTEESLLPVPWNVRSRVVEYGGQPWAATARPTGGPLVVFSHFPDQRLYAYEPEAGADSPPRPLTPVSGVGGGARWVDPVIHPDRGEVWAVLEEFTGPAPTDVRRVLAAVPLDGSAAEDRGAVRELSDGRHRFVTGPRLSPDGRRVAWIAWDHPRMPWDGTEVQLADVAPDGTFHGARTVAGGPAESIPQVAWDTAGRLLFASDRTGWWNLYRAEPTADGGLREPVPLHPRDEEFAGPLWKIGLNWFTPLDNGLIAVVHGKGTTALGILDPDRGTLVDVPGPWTEWAATLAAHGTRVVGVAAGPRSGYELVELDTRTGRTRVVGAAHTDAVDPAYYPEPRVRTFTGPGGREIHAQVYPPHHPLITGPADELPPYVIWAHGGPTGHAPLVLDLEIAYFTSRGIGVAEVNYGGSTGYGREYRERLREQWGVVDVEDCAAVAAALAAEGTADPARLAVRGGSAGGWTAAASLAGTDVYACGTIIYPILDLRGWATDETHDFESRYLDGLVGPLGEVPDRYEERSPIEHVDRITTPFLLLQGLDDVICPPVQAERFLARMAGRGVPHAYLAFEGEGHGFRRADTMTRALEAELALYTRTFGVTRTDVPDLELRS, from the coding sequence ATGGCCACCACGGAGACGAGGCACACGACCACGGCCGCCCACGGCGGCTGGCCGTCGCCCGTCGACGCCGCGCTCACCGCCGCCCACGACGGCCGGCCCGAGTACGTGCGATCCGTCGGCGACGAACTGTGGTGGACCGCGCCGCGCCCCGCCGAGGGCGGCAGACGCGCCCTCGTCCGGCGGCGCGCCGACGGCACCGAGGAGAGCCTCCTCCCCGTCCCGTGGAACGTCCGCAGCCGCGTCGTCGAGTACGGCGGGCAGCCCTGGGCCGCGACCGCGCGGCCCACCGGCGGACCCCTCGTGGTCTTCAGCCACTTCCCCGACCAGCGGCTGTACGCGTACGAGCCGGAGGCCGGAGCGGACTCCCCGCCCCGGCCGCTCACCCCCGTCTCGGGCGTCGGCGGCGGAGCGCGCTGGGTGGATCCGGTGATCCACCCGGACCGGGGCGAGGTGTGGGCCGTCCTGGAGGAGTTCACCGGGCCCGCGCCGACCGATGTGCGCAGGGTCCTCGCCGCCGTGCCGCTGGACGGATCGGCCGCCGAGGACCGCGGCGCCGTGCGCGAACTCTCCGACGGGCGGCACCGGTTCGTCACGGGACCCCGGCTCTCCCCGGACGGGCGCCGGGTGGCCTGGATCGCCTGGGACCACCCCCGCATGCCCTGGGACGGCACCGAGGTCCAGCTCGCCGACGTCGCCCCCGACGGCACCTTCCACGGCGCCAGGACCGTCGCAGGCGGCCCCGCCGAGTCGATCCCCCAGGTCGCCTGGGACACGGCCGGACGCCTGCTCTTCGCGAGCGACCGCACCGGCTGGTGGAACCTCTACCGGGCGGAGCCCACCGCCGACGGAGGCCTCCGCGAACCGGTCCCGCTCCACCCCCGCGACGAGGAGTTCGCCGGACCGCTCTGGAAGATCGGACTGAACTGGTTCACGCCCCTGGACAACGGTCTGATCGCCGTCGTCCACGGCAAGGGCACCACCGCCCTCGGGATACTCGACCCCGACCGCGGCACCCTCGTCGACGTCCCGGGACCCTGGACCGAATGGGCCGCCACCCTCGCCGCGCACGGCACCCGCGTCGTCGGGGTCGCCGCGGGACCGCGCAGCGGATACGAGCTCGTCGAGCTCGACACCCGAACCGGCCGCACCCGCGTCGTCGGCGCCGCGCACACGGACGCCGTCGACCCCGCGTACTACCCCGAGCCGCGGGTCCGCACCTTCACCGGCCCCGGCGGGCGCGAGATCCACGCGCAGGTGTACCCGCCGCATCACCCCTTGATCACCGGACCCGCCGACGAACTGCCGCCCTACGTGATCTGGGCCCACGGCGGGCCCACCGGCCACGCCCCGCTCGTCCTCGACCTGGAGATCGCCTACTTCACCTCGCGCGGGATCGGCGTCGCCGAGGTCAACTACGGCGGCTCGACCGGCTACGGCCGGGAGTACCGGGAGCGGCTGCGCGAGCAGTGGGGCGTCGTCGACGTCGAGGACTGCGCGGCCGTCGCCGCGGCCCTCGCCGCCGAGGGCACCGCCGATCCCGCCCGGCTCGCGGTGCGCGGCGGCAGCGCGGGCGGCTGGACGGCCGCCGCCTCCCTCGCCGGCACCGACGTGTACGCCTGCGGCACGATCATCTACCCCATCCTCGACCTGCGGGGCTGGGCCACCGACGAGACCCACGACTTCGAGTCCCGGTACCTCGACGGCCTCGTCGGCCCCCTCGGCGAGGTCCCCGACCGCTACGAGGAACGCTCACCGATCGAGCACGTCGACCGGATCACGACCCCCTTCCTGCTGCTCCAAGGGCTCGACGACGTCATCTGCCCGCCCGTGCAGGCCGAGCGCTTCCTCGCCCGGATGGCCGGCCGCGGCGTCCCCCACGCCTACCTGGCCTTCGAGGGAGAAGGGCACGGCTTCCGCAGGGCCGACACGATGACCCGGGCCCTGGAGGCCGAACTCGCCCTGTACACCCGGACCTTCGGTGTCACCCGCACCGACGTCCCCGACCTGGAGCTCCGCTCATGA
- a CDS encoding adenosine deaminase, whose protein sequence is MHLSDNPATPVAATVSEWIRRAPKAVLHDHLDGGLRPATIVELAREHGYTALPTEDPAELAVWFRDAADSGSLERYLETFAHTCAVMQTREALTRIAAECAEDLAADGVVYAEIRYAPEQHLEGGLTLDEVVEAVNDGFREGERRAGGRITVRTLLTGMRHTDRSLEIARLTVAHRENGVAGFDIAGGEIGNPPARHLPAFQHLKRENCHFTIHAGEAVGAESIHEAVQVCGTERIGHGVRITDDIAEDGTLGPLAAYVRDNRIALEVCPTSNLQTGAAKDYASHPIDELRRLGFRITLNTDNRLVSGTTMSEEFQHMVDAFGYGPEVFEEFTVAALDAAFLPLPERQRLIDEVVRPGYAAL, encoded by the coding sequence ATGCACTTGTCTGACAACCCAGCCACGCCTGTCGCCGCCACCGTCTCCGAGTGGATCCGCCGGGCCCCCAAGGCCGTCCTGCACGACCACCTCGACGGCGGGCTGCGCCCCGCGACGATCGTCGAGCTGGCGCGGGAGCACGGCTACACCGCGCTGCCGACCGAGGACCCGGCCGAGCTCGCGGTCTGGTTCCGGGACGCCGCCGACTCCGGATCGCTGGAGCGGTACCTGGAGACCTTCGCCCACACCTGCGCGGTGATGCAGACCCGCGAGGCGCTGACGCGCATCGCGGCCGAGTGCGCCGAGGACCTGGCGGCGGACGGTGTCGTCTACGCCGAGATCCGCTACGCCCCCGAGCAGCACCTGGAGGGCGGGCTGACCCTCGACGAGGTCGTCGAGGCGGTCAACGACGGCTTCCGCGAGGGCGAGCGTCGCGCCGGCGGCCGGATCACCGTCCGTACGCTCCTCACCGGCATGCGGCACACGGACCGTTCCCTGGAGATAGCGCGGCTCACGGTCGCCCACCGGGAGAACGGCGTGGCGGGCTTCGACATAGCCGGCGGCGAGATCGGCAACCCGCCGGCCCGCCACCTCCCCGCCTTCCAGCACCTGAAGCGGGAGAACTGCCACTTCACGATCCACGCGGGCGAGGCCGTCGGCGCGGAGTCGATCCACGAAGCCGTGCAGGTCTGCGGCACGGAGCGGATCGGCCACGGCGTGCGGATCACGGACGACATCGCGGAGGACGGCACCCTGGGCCCGCTCGCCGCGTACGTCCGGGACAACCGCATCGCCCTGGAGGTCTGCCCGACCTCCAACCTCCAGACGGGCGCCGCCAAGGACTACGCCTCGCACCCGATCGACGAGCTGCGCCGCCTCGGCTTCCGGATCACGCTCAACACCGACAACCGCCTGGTCTCCGGCACCACCATGAGTGAGGAGTTCCAGCACATGGTGGACGCCTTCGGCTACGGCCCCGAGGTGTTCGAGGAGTTCACGGTCGCCGCTCTGGACGCCGCCTTCCTGCCGCTGCCGGAGCGGCAGCGACTGATCGACGAGGTCGTCCGCCCGGGATACGCCGCGCTCTGA
- a CDS encoding LD-carboxypeptidase, producing the protein MTAPDPLAATPPLNRAARLRPGARVAVVAPSGPVPEERLRAGLDILRSWDLDPVVAPHVLDTHPALGYLAGADRARARDLTEAWCDPSVSAVICARGGYGVQRMVDLVDWPAVRAAGPKAFVGYSDVTALHEAFAVRTGTATLHGPMVAAATFLADPRTQESLRATLFEPDTVRTLGLETARPLVPGRARGITLGGCVSLLAADLATPHARPSARGGLLLLEDVGEEPYRLDRTLTQLLRSGWLDGVAGVALGSWEECGPYEDVRAVLLDRLGGLGVPVVEELGFGHSATALTVPLGVPGLLDAEAGTLTLDVPALR; encoded by the coding sequence ATGACCGCGCCGGACCCGCTCGCCGCCACCCCACCCCTGAACCGGGCCGCGCGCCTCCGGCCCGGGGCGCGGGTCGCCGTCGTCGCCCCCAGCGGACCCGTGCCCGAGGAGCGGCTCCGGGCCGGGCTCGACATCCTGCGGAGCTGGGACCTGGACCCGGTGGTCGCCCCGCACGTCCTGGACACCCACCCCGCCCTCGGCTATCTCGCCGGCGCGGACCGGGCCCGGGCCCGCGACCTGACGGAGGCCTGGTGCGACCCCTCGGTCTCCGCCGTGATCTGCGCGCGCGGCGGCTACGGGGTCCAGCGCATGGTGGACCTCGTCGACTGGCCGGCCGTCCGGGCCGCCGGGCCCAAGGCGTTCGTCGGCTACAGCGACGTCACCGCCCTGCACGAGGCGTTCGCCGTCCGGACGGGGACCGCCACGCTCCACGGACCGATGGTCGCCGCCGCCACCTTCCTCGCCGACCCGCGCACCCAGGAGTCGCTGCGGGCCACCCTCTTCGAGCCGGACACGGTACGGACGCTCGGCCTGGAGACCGCGCGGCCGCTGGTCCCCGGCCGCGCCCGGGGCATCACGCTCGGCGGCTGCGTCAGCCTGCTCGCCGCCGACCTCGCCACTCCGCACGCCAGACCCTCGGCACGCGGCGGGCTGCTGCTCCTGGAGGACGTCGGGGAGGAGCCGTACCGCCTCGACCGGACGCTCACCCAGCTGCTGCGTTCCGGCTGGCTGGACGGCGTCGCGGGTGTCGCCCTGGGCTCGTGGGAGGAGTGCGGCCCGTACGAGGACGTGAGGGCGGTGCTCCTCGACCGGCTGGGCGGCCTCGGCGTACCCGTGGTGGAGGAGCTGGGCTTCGGCCACAGCGCGACGGCGCTGACCGTGCCCCTCGGGGTCCCCGGACTGCTCGACGCGGAGGCGGGCACCCTGACCCTGGACGTACCGGCCCTGCGCTGA
- a CDS encoding M55 family metallopeptidase translates to MKILISADMEGATGVTWPADVLPGTPQWERCRAMFTSDVNAAVLGFFDGGADEVLINEAHSTMRNLLLERLDERAEMLTGRHKALSMVEGVQHGDVDGIAFVGYHTGAGAAGVLAHTYLANSITGVWLNGERASEGVLNAHVVAEYGVPVVLVTGDDLTCEDALGYAPEARKVAVKDHVSRYAAVCRTPARTAADIRAAAKDATSLAVRHEPVRGGPFTVEVEFDADHLGAAATVVPGVARSGERRVSYTGETMYEAIRTFKAVTTIVSAAVEEQYG, encoded by the coding sequence ATGAAGATCCTCATCAGCGCCGACATGGAAGGCGCGACCGGTGTGACCTGGCCCGCCGACGTACTGCCCGGTACGCCCCAGTGGGAGCGCTGCCGTGCGATGTTCACCTCCGACGTGAACGCGGCCGTGCTGGGCTTCTTCGACGGCGGCGCCGACGAGGTGCTGATCAACGAAGCGCACTCGACCATGCGGAACCTCCTCCTGGAGCGGCTCGACGAGCGGGCCGAGATGCTCACCGGCCGGCACAAGGCGCTGTCGATGGTCGAGGGCGTGCAGCACGGGGACGTCGACGGGATCGCGTTCGTCGGGTACCACACGGGCGCCGGCGCGGCGGGCGTCCTCGCGCACACCTATCTGGCGAACTCCATCACGGGCGTGTGGCTGAACGGCGAGCGGGCGAGCGAGGGCGTGCTCAACGCCCACGTCGTCGCGGAGTACGGCGTCCCGGTCGTCCTCGTCACCGGCGACGACCTGACCTGCGAGGACGCCCTCGGGTACGCGCCGGAGGCCCGCAAGGTCGCGGTCAAGGACCACGTCTCGCGGTACGCGGCCGTGTGCCGGACCCCGGCGAGGACCGCCGCCGACATCAGAGCGGCCGCGAAGGACGCGACCTCCCTCGCGGTCCGGCACGAGCCCGTCCGCGGCGGACCGTTCACCGTGGAGGTGGAGTTCGACGCCGACCACCTGGGAGCCGCCGCCACGGTGGTTCCCGGCGTGGCGCGGAGCGGAGAGCGGCGCGTCTCCTACACGGGAGAGACGATGTACGAGGCAATTCGCACGTTCAAGGCGGTCACGACCATCGTCTCGGCCGCGGTGGAGGAGCAGTATGGCTGA
- a CDS encoding M20/M25/M40 family metallo-hydrolase has protein sequence MAEEVRGPDTTALDEVVTFTSELIRIDTTNHGGGDCRERPAAEYVAERLAAAGIEPTLLERTPGRTNVVARIPGTDPSADALLVHGHLDVVPADPAEWTVHPFSGEVRDGVVWGRGAVDMKNMDAMVLAVVRSWARQGVRPRRDIVLAYTADEEASAEDGSGFLADRHAALFDGCTEGISESGAFSFHPQPGTTIYPIAAGERGTAWLKLTAHGRAGHGSKVNTANAVTRLASAVARIGAHTWPVRLTTTVRAALTELAGLYGIDVDTGAPDLDVDLLLDKLGPAAALVEPTVRNSANPTMLKAGYKVNVIPGQAVAYIDGRTLPGGEEEFAATMDALTGPDVDWEHHHREVSLEAPVDSPTFAKLRAAVERFDPAGHVVPFTMSGGTDAKQFSRLGITGYGFSPLRLPPELDYGALFHGVDERVPVDALHFGVRVLDHYLKTA, from the coding sequence ATGGCTGAGGAGGTCCGGGGCCCGGACACGACGGCGCTCGACGAGGTGGTCACGTTCACCTCCGAGCTCATCCGCATCGACACCACCAACCACGGCGGCGGCGACTGCCGCGAGCGTCCCGCCGCCGAGTACGTCGCCGAGCGGCTCGCCGCCGCCGGCATCGAACCCACCCTCCTGGAGCGCACCCCCGGCCGCACCAACGTCGTGGCGCGCATCCCGGGCACCGACCCCTCGGCCGACGCGCTCCTCGTCCACGGCCACCTCGACGTGGTCCCCGCCGACCCGGCCGAATGGACCGTGCACCCCTTCTCCGGGGAGGTCCGCGACGGAGTCGTGTGGGGGCGCGGCGCCGTCGACATGAAGAACATGGACGCGATGGTCCTGGCCGTCGTCCGCTCCTGGGCCCGCCAGGGCGTCAGGCCGCGCCGCGACATCGTCCTCGCGTACACCGCCGACGAGGAAGCCAGCGCCGAGGACGGCTCCGGCTTCCTGGCCGACCGGCACGCCGCGCTCTTCGACGGCTGCACGGAGGGCATCAGCGAGTCCGGGGCGTTCAGCTTCCACCCGCAGCCCGGCACGACGATCTACCCGATCGCGGCGGGGGAGCGGGGCACCGCCTGGCTCAAGCTGACCGCCCACGGCCGGGCCGGCCACGGCTCCAAGGTCAACACGGCCAACGCCGTCACCCGCCTCGCCTCCGCCGTCGCCCGGATCGGCGCGCACACCTGGCCGGTCCGTCTCACCACCACCGTCCGCGCCGCCCTGACCGAACTCGCCGGGCTGTACGGCATCGACGTCGACACCGGCGCCCCCGACCTCGACGTCGACCTTCTCCTCGACAAGCTCGGTCCCGCCGCCGCGCTCGTCGAGCCGACCGTCCGCAACAGCGCCAACCCGACGATGCTGAAGGCCGGTTACAAGGTCAACGTCATCCCGGGCCAGGCCGTCGCGTACATCGACGGACGGACGCTGCCCGGCGGCGAGGAGGAGTTCGCCGCGACCATGGACGCGCTCACCGGGCCCGACGTGGACTGGGAGCACCACCACCGCGAGGTGTCCCTGGAGGCCCCGGTCGACTCGCCGACCTTCGCGAAGCTCCGGGCCGCCGTCGAGCGCTTCGACCCGGCCGGACACGTCGTGCCCTTCACCATGTCCGGCGGCACCGACGCCAAGCAGTTCTCGCGGCTCGGCATCACCGGCTACGGTTTCTCGCCGCTCAGGCTGCCACCCGAGCTCGACTACGGGGCGCTCTTCCACGGCGTCGACGAACGCGTCCCGGTCGACGCCCTGCACTTCGGCGTCCGGGTGCTCGACCACTATCTGAAGACCGCGTAG